The DNA sequence TCCAAAAGGAGGAGTCCTGGATGTACTATTTTTTGTGGTCTATAGCGACACCGTGTGTCAAACGTATTGATATCAAAAAAGTTTATGCCATGATTACAGTCAAAGGAAATCATGCGCATTTGCAATTCCTtcgtattttttaaatgaacaaaaatcacaacaagaaaagaaaaagacaaatagCTACAATCGGGACTATAGCAAAACGCCAACCCACAACAGTCCTTAAAAGACCGTTATATGAAATGAGcgattacaaattatttttcgtgataactgaattaaaatggcaGTCAACTCCATATACAGTGAAATTGCATGCATTATACAATCCTGTTTGCATATATAATACCTCTAATCGTCATTCCCATAGGCATGGCATATAATGACAGATATGCCCGAGATAGCAGACGATTCCGGGCCAAATATACGTGAGTTTAGACACTTATGGGTCAGGTATGGCAATGGAAAGTGTGCTGTGGATCAAAAGTGGCCAAAATGCAACCAACCACGTGCGGCATTTTAATTTTGAGCCGTATTGAGGCCCAACTGCAGCCAGCCAAATTTAAGGTTTATCATGGGATTCGAATTCTGGGCCAAACGTGGCCTGACTGCATATCACACCGGAGAGATGATCTCATCAAGGCTGAGTAGCAGCTGCGTTCTGGCAGGCAGATTCGGATGGATTCACCGCCGTCATTCCATGGCGGTATGTGGGCAAATTGAAGTGGCAACTGTGAGCCAGCACTGGGCCGTCACTCAGTTACTATCGGGGACGCCTATAAATCTATTAAAAGAAACTGATATTGCAAATAATTGTACTAATTATTTCTTACTAGTATGCATAAAAATACTCGCGCGTAATTACgcataaaaagtaaaattaaaaagtCTACTTGGAGCGTCCCTCTCAACTGAATGACCTACGTGCCTTTGTTACAGCTAAGAATGGACTGCTTTCGTagtgtgtaaaaatgttttattttttttattttgttttgtttcaagcACAATATTCGTAATGTGGGATTACATTTACCGAACAGCGGGCAACACACGTGTCCGAGGTCAACAGGTCACATAAAAACTCTTTCAGGTGTAAAAACATGAACAGGGTTATATTACTTGACCTTCTTCGACTCGTTTCAGCAAACAGTGCGTTGATATATAAAACTGGCCAATCTGACTCACTGTGTACTGATTTCAAATTGTATGTGATTTCACTGAAGATTGACCGAAAAcgcaaattaatttaaatctgAAACGTGTTCTGTCGCGCGCTTTTATGATGGAAGCGTGCTCCGATATGATATATTTCACCAAGTCGTGTTGATGCTTACAAACAGAGTTAATAAACTGACATATATGAGCAGGACAAAAATCTTCATTAAAGCATAACTCCTTAAAAGGACGGATAGTAAATGACAGGCCAGATATACACATTTCTCATAAATTGATTGCTATATTTAATTCACTAAACTTAAGTTAATTctgcaataaaatatgaaagcCGAAACGATCTAAACAAACATCATTGGTATACCATGAACATAGCATGAACGTAAAACCCAGGAAAACAACATATAAAACTGTATCACCAGAAAAACCAGAACTTGGTCAAACAGATGCTTATATAGCTGTAGTAAAACTTTTAAAGCAAAGTGGCACTACATTAAAGTAAAATGCGACATCAAATACTGCCtaaataacagtaaataatAGCATTAGACCATACTATTcagcaatttaaaataataagagTGAGAGTggctttttataaataaagaacaaaaaagtgaATGCTTATATTTGCATATGTACAACACAAAGTATTGAGAAATtgtcacaaaacaaaaggaTGTAAAACTTgaagcaatatatatatatagatggaGCGTAACGTAACGAACATTCTTACCTTCTCACTATTGGGGAGCGTTTGGTTCCGTTTAAATGTGTCCGCTCCATTAATACTTATGAGCTCTGCATCTGCAGGCGGAAATGGCGTAGGGAAAACCACAACGTCActcttcagtgtgtctgagctaAAACACACGTCATACTGCTGCGTAGATTTGGAGTAAGACCAGCTCCCGTCAGGATGAGTGGTGATCACTGGGGCACTGTACTTGCTCAAACCGCCGTCCGTCCGGTGACATTTTACAGCTATTAAACCAATAAGACTCAGCAAAAATATAACGGAGACTGATACAATGGCGATCagcaaatataaatttaaatcaGAGAAACTCTCCTCTTTGGCAGGCAACTGTCTGAATGATGTTTGTATTTCACCGGCATCTTCAACAACTACAACATCAATAGACACCGTCGCTGAGAGAGAAGGTTCTCCGTGGTCAGAAATCAATATCACCAATGGATGAGTCTTCAAGTCATTGTCACTCATTCGCCTCTTTGTCCTTATTTCCCCGGTGCTGCTTCCGATTCGGAAGAGGCTGCTTCCCTTGGGGTCAGAGATGCGATAAGAAAGCAGCGCATTGTAACCAGAGTCTGCGTCTACAGCCCTGATCTTGGCTACAAAGTATCCCGCTTCAGCAGAATAGGGAATGTTCTCAGTATTAACGGAGCCCTGACCAGAATAGGGCGGAAGAACAGCAGGATTGTTGTCATTCTCatcaagaataaaaacattcacagtCACGTTGTTGCTTAGTGGAGGAAGGCCGGAGTCCGTTGCCTTAACATGAAAATGGAACGTTTTCACTTCTTCATAGTTAAAAGACTGCAAGCTGTATATGTCTCCATTGACAGAGTTTATATTGACCATTGGTGACCGAGAGGTCGAACTCGCCGATaaggaataaataattttggaattttCTTTCAAGTCTGGATCAAACGCAGATATGGTGTAAATAACAGATCCCACTTGGCTGTTTTCTTTAACGTATACGGTAATCACAGGCTCTGAAAATTGGGGCGCATTATCGTTCACATCAGAGACATGTATAGTCAAGACACTGGCACTGGAGAGAGGCGGAATTCCTTCATCTGTAGCTGTGATGGTGACATTATATTGAGaactgctctctctgtccagcGGACCATCAACCACTAATGAGTAATAGTTATCATTTGAAGACTGGAGTTTAAAAGGAAGAGAGCCAACGATGCGACAATGAACAATTCCGTTTATACCTCCGTCTTTATCGGAGACCTCAATTAAAGCTACAGATGTGCCAATTTTGGCGTCTTCTCTAATAGAGTTTATTAGGGACGTTACTGAAATATCGGGAGAGTTGTCATTCACATCAACAACTTCAATCAATAGTTTACAGTGAGTGCTTCGAGGAGGCAGGCCTTTATCTTGAGCTTGGACGCGTAATTCAAAAGCAACATTTTCTTCAAAGTCAAGATTTCCCTTAACGGTAATCACACCAGTGTGCTGATCAATTGAGAAAATTTCCAGTGGATTCACATTGCCGTGCCTAACAAATGAGTACAAAATTTCACTGTTTACTCCTTCATCAGTGTCTATCGCATTAACTGTTATTATTGAGGTTCCGAAAGGCACAttctctgacacactgactttATAAAGAGAGCTATTGAATGCTGGCGTGTTATCATTCACATCGATTACATGGACAATGATCCCTAATGTTCCGGATCTGGGAGGTTTTCCTCCGTCAACAGCAGTCAGTACGAGCTGAATCACAGACTGCTTCTCTCGGTCTAAAGCTTTCTGCAGCACTAATTCAGCAAACACACTCTGCTCTCCACCGCTCTGTACATCCAGCGAGAAGTAGTCATTCGGAGTCA is a window from the Anguilla anguilla isolate fAngAng1 chromosome 3, fAngAng1.pri, whole genome shotgun sequence genome containing:
- the LOC118223393 gene encoding protocadherin alpha-8-like isoform X17, with amino-acid sequence MGFPFRRLRIWIQFVFFSCLWVVSFQKIVYSVSEEGNKGTVVGNITKDLNLNLQELELRMFQIVSGSSRKYFEVNLQTGVLIVNERLDREELCSSTSKCFLKIEAVAHNPVNFYRVEINILDINDNAPSFTDKSQIFNITEWTFPGERFPLPLASDLDVGINSVKNYKLTPNDYFSLDVQSGGEQSVFAELVLQKALDREKQSVIQLVLTAVDGGKPPRSGTLGIIVHVIDVNDNTPAFNSSLYKVSVSENVPFGTSIITVNAIDTDEGVNSEILYSFVRHGNVNPLEIFSIDQHTGVITVKGNLDFEENVAFELRVQAQDKGLPPRSTHCKLLIEVVDVNDNSPDISVTSLINSIREDAKIGTSVALIEVSDKDGGINGIVHCRIVGSLPFKLQSSNDNYYSLVVDGPLDRESSSQYNVTITATDEGIPPLSSASVLTIHVSDVNDNAPQFSEPVITVYVKENSQVGSVIYTISAFDPDLKENSKIIYSLSASSTSRSPMVNINSVNGDIYSLQSFNYEEVKTFHFHVKATDSGLPPLSNNVTVNVFILDENDNNPAVLPPYSGQGSVNTENIPYSAEAGYFVAKIRAVDADSGYNALLSYRISDPKGSSLFRIGSSTGEIRTKRRMSDNDLKTHPLVILISDHGEPSLSATVSIDVVVVEDAGEIQTSFRQLPAKEESFSDLNLYLLIAIVSVSVIFLLSLIGLIAVKCHRTDGGLSKYSAPVITTHPDGSWSYSKSTQQYDVCFSSDTLKSDVVVFPTPFPPADAELISINGADTFKRNQTLPNSEKPKPPNADWRYSASLRAGMQSSVHMEESSVMQGAQGVLVQNWPTVSSAADAEGGEVSPPVGAGINSNSWQFRYGPGPGPPQHLKPGEVPEAFIIPGSPAIISIRQGAGDGDDKGDFISFGKKEEKKKKKKKKGKEKKEKGKDDGEE